In Gemmatimonadetes bacterium SCN 70-22, the following are encoded in one genomic region:
- a CDS encoding aspartyl/glutamyl-tRNA amidotransferase subunit A yields MSAELLRLTAAALRDRVAAGDAAALHATDASFDRGATVGAGRDALNIVLWHDHEWARACAEAVDAAVARGTGVGALAGVPVAIKDNLATEHLATTCGSRILEGYVSPYEATAVRRLRDAGAIVVGKTNMDEFAMGSSTEHSAYGPTRNPVAPDRVPGGSSGGSAAAVAAGLVPIALGSETGGSVRQPAAFCGITGIKPTYGRVSRYGLVAFASSLDHVGVFGRTVDDAALALQAIAGPDPRDATSLDVPVPDYRAAAAASMRGVVIGRPREYFPDTLDPRVRAVCDAACDALRDAGAEIRDVSLPHTELAIPAYYIVAPAEASSNLARFDGVRYGLRLTGDGLHAMYEATRSRGFGAEVTRRILLGTYVLSAGYYDAYYRKAMEVRRLIARDFTRVFASGVHALLTPTTPTPAFPLGAVSDPYEMYMSDIFTVTANLAGVPAMSVPAGRVEGLPVGAQVIAPPFGEAAMLAVAYALERALGVGGTR; encoded by the coding sequence GTGAGCGCCGAGCTGTTGCGGCTGACGGCGGCGGCGCTGCGCGACCGGGTGGCGGCCGGGGACGCCGCGGCGCTCCACGCCACCGACGCCTCGTTCGACCGCGGCGCCACGGTCGGCGCCGGCCGCGACGCCCTCAACATCGTCCTCTGGCACGACCACGAATGGGCGCGGGCCTGCGCCGAGGCGGTCGACGCCGCCGTGGCGCGCGGGACGGGCGTGGGGGCGCTGGCCGGCGTGCCCGTTGCCATCAAGGACAACCTCGCCACCGAGCACCTCGCCACCACCTGCGGGTCGCGCATCCTCGAGGGATATGTCTCCCCCTACGAGGCCACCGCGGTGCGGCGCCTGCGAGACGCGGGCGCGATCGTCGTCGGCAAGACGAACATGGACGAGTTCGCGATGGGCTCCTCGACCGAGCACTCGGCCTACGGTCCCACGCGCAATCCCGTCGCCCCGGACCGCGTGCCCGGGGGGTCGTCCGGCGGGTCGGCCGCCGCGGTGGCGGCCGGGCTCGTCCCCATCGCGCTGGGCTCGGAGACCGGCGGGTCCGTGCGCCAGCCGGCCGCCTTCTGCGGGATCACCGGGATCAAGCCGACCTACGGGCGCGTCTCGCGCTACGGGCTCGTGGCCTTCGCCTCGTCGCTCGACCACGTCGGCGTCTTCGGCCGCACCGTCGACGACGCCGCGCTCGCCCTCCAGGCCATCGCCGGCCCCGACCCGCGCGATGCCACGAGCCTCGACGTCCCGGTCCCCGACTATCGCGCCGCGGCCGCGGCCTCGATGCGCGGGGTCGTCATCGGCCGCCCGCGCGAGTACTTCCCCGACACGCTCGACCCGCGCGTGCGCGCCGTCTGCGACGCCGCGTGCGATGCCCTGCGCGACGCCGGCGCCGAGATCCGCGACGTCTCGCTCCCGCACACCGAGCTCGCGATCCCCGCCTACTACATCGTGGCCCCCGCCGAGGCGTCGTCCAACCTCGCGCGCTTCGACGGCGTGCGTTACGGATTGCGCCTGACGGGAGACGGCCTGCACGCCATGTACGAGGCCACGCGCTCGCGCGGCTTCGGCGCCGAAGTCACCCGGCGCATCCTCCTCGGCACCTACGTCCTGTCGGCCGGCTACTACGATGCCTACTATCGCAAGGCGATGGAGGTGCGCCGGCTCATCGCCCGCGACTTCACCCGCGTCTTCGCCTCGGGCGTGCACGCCCTCCTCACCCCCACCACCCCGACCCCCGCGTTCCCCCTCGGGGCGGTGAGCGACCCCTACGAGATGTACATGAGCGACATCTTCACCGTCACCGCCAACCTGGCGGGCGTTCCGGCGATGTCGGTCCCGGCGGGGCGCGTCGAGGGGCTCCCTGTCGGGGCGCAGGTCATCGCGCCACCCTTCGGCGAGGCGGCGATGCTGGCGGTCGCCTATGCCCTGGAGCGGGCGTTGGGCGTCGGGGGGACCCGCTGA
- a CDS encoding aspartyl/glutamyl-tRNA amidotransferase subunit B: MAASWHPRYELVVGLEVHVQLKTRSKIFCPCSTEFGAPPNANTCPVCLALPGALPVLNAHAVQLAVRAALALDCTVHRASVFARKNYFYPDLPKGYQISQFDQPLATGGRLVIGTADDGAPRVVGITRAHMEEDAGKSVHDRFPSATAIDLNRAGTPLVEIVSEPDIRTPAEAREYCVRLKEVLEYTEVSDANMEEGSLRVDANVSIRPHGSATLGTKTEIKNMNSFAGVERAIAVEFERQCALLEAGERVVQQTLLWDADRHEVRPARSKEGSHDYRYFPDPDLPPLLLAEHWIEAQRRALPELPAARRTRLQAAYALSPYDAGVLTATRALADFYEAVAQAHGDGKAAANWVMGEVLAYLNNAGIPIAALRVAPAELAALLGLVREGAVSNSAAKKVFAIMVRDGGAPRALAEREGLMQVSDDAALAAWVDEVWAAHPDEVRRLAAGEKKLLGVLVGAVMKRSGGRADPRKVNQLLAARLSATTP; the protein is encoded by the coding sequence ATGGCCGCGTCGTGGCACCCGCGCTACGAGCTCGTGGTGGGGCTGGAGGTGCACGTCCAGCTCAAGACCCGGAGCAAGATCTTCTGCCCCTGCTCCACCGAGTTCGGTGCCCCCCCCAACGCCAACACCTGCCCGGTCTGCCTCGCCCTCCCCGGCGCGCTCCCCGTCCTCAACGCCCACGCGGTGCAGCTGGCGGTGCGGGCCGCCCTGGCGCTGGACTGCACCGTGCACCGGGCCTCGGTCTTCGCCCGCAAGAACTACTTCTATCCCGACCTCCCCAAGGGCTACCAGATCTCGCAGTTCGACCAGCCGCTCGCCACCGGCGGCCGCCTCGTCATCGGCACGGCCGATGACGGCGCCCCGCGCGTCGTCGGGATCACGCGCGCCCACATGGAGGAGGACGCCGGGAAGTCCGTGCACGACCGCTTCCCCTCTGCCACCGCCATCGACCTCAATCGCGCCGGCACGCCGCTCGTCGAGATCGTCTCCGAGCCCGACATCCGGACCCCCGCCGAGGCGCGCGAATACTGCGTCCGCCTCAAGGAGGTCCTCGAGTACACCGAGGTGTCCGACGCCAACATGGAGGAAGGAAGCCTCCGTGTCGACGCCAACGTCTCCATTCGCCCGCACGGCAGCGCGACGCTCGGCACCAAGACCGAGATCAAGAACATGAACTCCTTCGCCGGGGTCGAGCGCGCGATCGCCGTGGAGTTCGAGCGGCAGTGCGCGCTGCTCGAGGCGGGGGAGCGGGTCGTGCAGCAGACGCTGTTGTGGGACGCCGACCGCCACGAGGTGCGTCCCGCCAGGAGCAAGGAGGGAAGCCACGACTATCGGTACTTCCCCGACCCCGACCTCCCCCCACTCCTCCTCGCCGAGCACTGGATCGAGGCACAACGCCGCGCCCTCCCCGAGCTCCCCGCGGCCCGGCGCACGCGCCTCCAGGCGGCCTACGCCCTCTCGCCCTACGACGCCGGCGTGCTCACCGCCACCCGTGCCCTCGCCGATTTCTACGAGGCGGTCGCGCAGGCGCATGGCGACGGCAAGGCGGCGGCCAACTGGGTCATGGGCGAGGTCCTGGCCTACCTCAACAATGCGGGCATCCCCATCGCCGCCCTGCGGGTGGCCCCCGCGGAGCTCGCCGCCCTGCTCGGGCTGGTGCGGGAGGGGGCCGTGTCGAACAGCGCCGCCAAGAAGGTCTTCGCCATCATGGTGCGCGATGGCGGCGCTCCGCGAGCCCTCGCCGAGCGAGAAGGGCTCATGCAGGTCAGCGACGACGCCGCGCTCGCCGCCTGGGTCGACGAGGTCTGGGCGGCGCACCCCGACGAGGTGCGCCGGCTCGCGGCAGGGGAGAAGAAGCTCCTTGGTGTCCTGGTCGGCGCCGTGATGAAGCGGTCGGGCGGGCGTGCCGACCCGCGAAAGGTCAATCAGCTCCTCGCGGCGAGGCTGTCGGCGACGACTCCGTAG
- a CDS encoding serine--tRNA ligase translates to MHDFRVLRDQVDEVRSAMRRRGKLDALAPLIDRGVTLDLERRAMIQAVEERKAARNANSQEVARRKKAREDADALIAQGRALGEEIARLEGELQVAERELQGILLELPNLTLGEVPEGDEAHNRVEKSWGEPRAGEGLRPHWELAEALGILDLVRGAKVSGSGFVVLRGVGARLTRALMNFFIDVHVREHGYEEVWVPVVVNRASMVGTGQLPKFEDDMYGVAGEDLFLVPTAEVPVTNLYRDEMLEAGDLPRGFVAYTPCFRKEAGAAGKDTRGLLRLHQFDKVEMVRYTTPEQSADEHERLTRHAETLLERLGLPYRRVLLAAGDTGQSSAKTWDLEAWAPGVGKWLEVSSCSTFTDYQARRANIRYRPGPGEKPRFVHTLNGSGLAFPRIIACLLEHYQQPDGSIAVPEALRAYLGTDVIR, encoded by the coding sequence ATGCACGATTTCCGGGTTCTCCGCGACCAGGTCGACGAGGTGCGGAGCGCGATGCGTCGCCGCGGCAAGCTCGACGCGCTGGCCCCCCTCATCGACCGGGGCGTCACCCTCGATCTCGAGCGGCGGGCCATGATCCAGGCGGTCGAGGAGCGCAAGGCGGCGCGCAACGCCAACTCGCAGGAAGTCGCGCGACGCAAGAAGGCCCGTGAGGACGCCGACGCCCTCATCGCCCAGGGACGCGCGTTAGGCGAGGAGATCGCCCGGCTCGAAGGGGAGTTGCAGGTGGCGGAGCGGGAGCTCCAGGGCATCCTGCTCGAGCTCCCCAACCTCACGCTCGGCGAGGTCCCCGAGGGCGACGAGGCGCACAATCGCGTCGAGAAGTCGTGGGGCGAGCCGCGCGCGGGTGAAGGGCTCAGGCCGCACTGGGAGCTGGCCGAGGCCCTCGGGATCCTCGACCTCGTCCGCGGGGCGAAGGTGTCGGGCTCGGGCTTCGTCGTCCTGCGCGGCGTCGGGGCGCGCCTCACCCGCGCGCTGATGAACTTCTTCATCGACGTCCACGTGCGCGAGCACGGGTACGAGGAGGTCTGGGTCCCCGTCGTCGTCAACCGCGCGTCGATGGTCGGCACCGGCCAGCTTCCCAAGTTCGAGGACGACATGTATGGCGTGGCCGGCGAGGACCTCTTCCTCGTCCCCACGGCCGAGGTCCCGGTCACGAACCTCTATCGTGACGAGATGCTCGAGGCGGGCGACCTGCCGCGTGGCTTCGTCGCCTACACGCCATGCTTCCGCAAGGAGGCGGGGGCGGCAGGGAAGGACACGCGTGGACTCCTGCGCCTCCATCAGTTCGACAAGGTCGAGATGGTGCGCTACACCACGCCGGAGCAGTCGGCCGACGAGCACGAGCGCCTCACGCGGCACGCCGAGACGCTGCTGGAACGGCTGGGGCTCCCGTACCGCCGGGTGCTCCTGGCGGCCGGAGACACGGGGCAGAGCAGCGCGAAGACGTGGGACCTCGAGGCGTGGGCCCCCGGCGTCGGCAAGTGGCTCGAGGTCTCCTCGTGCTCGACCTTCACCGACTACCAGGCGCGCCGGGCCAACATCCGCTATCGCCCGGGCCCGGGCGAGAAGCCGCGGTTTGTGCACACGCTCAACGGGTCGGGGCTCGCCTTCCCGCGCATCATCGCCTGCCTGCTGGAGCACTACCAGCAGCCGGATGGGAGCATCGCCGTCCCCGAGGCGCTGCGCGCCTACCTGGGGACGGACGTGATTCGTTAG